A genomic segment from Alteribacillus bidgolensis encodes:
- a CDS encoding PLP-dependent aminotransferase family protein, producing the protein MKYGFAKRVNHMQSSAVRDILKVVNKGDVISFAGGLPDEKLFPVQEVRKAFDQALLSNPKVLQYGETEGVPALREQLTVRMKVKGIYRDPEHVLVTSGSQQAIDLFARVMFNPGDIILTENPTYLAALQVFQSYEVNIVPVDSDEDGMVQGDLEEKIQRLKPKCIYVVPTYSNPGGKVWSLERRKQLLKLAKKYHTIIFEDDPYGDIQFDQSENIPPLASMDDNKYVVYTSTFSKTVVPALRTGWIAGPYQIIRMMAQAKQATDLHTNSLSQHALIHLMREFDLDGHIRTLRQAYKERMLVMKGIFDKGEDLPIQYTEPKGGMFFWVSMPESVNTTALLNEAVENGVAFVPGAPFYVNTPAQNTLRLNFTNAEPEEIETGMKRLVEVMNQSSVSM; encoded by the coding sequence ATGAAGTACGGGTTTGCAAAACGCGTCAACCATATGCAATCGTCAGCTGTACGTGATATTTTGAAAGTTGTCAATAAAGGGGACGTTATTTCGTTTGCAGGCGGACTTCCGGATGAGAAGTTATTTCCCGTGCAGGAAGTAAGAAAGGCGTTTGATCAAGCACTATTGTCTAATCCGAAAGTATTGCAATATGGGGAAACAGAAGGGGTGCCGGCCTTAAGAGAACAATTGACAGTACGGATGAAAGTAAAAGGTATTTACCGAGATCCGGAACATGTACTGGTAACATCTGGGTCACAGCAGGCAATTGACTTGTTCGCAAGAGTGATGTTTAATCCCGGTGATATTATTTTAACTGAGAATCCTACGTATCTAGCGGCTCTTCAAGTGTTTCAATCATATGAAGTAAACATTGTGCCGGTAGATTCAGATGAAGACGGGATGGTACAAGGAGACTTAGAAGAAAAAATCCAACGTTTAAAACCAAAGTGTATTTATGTTGTACCTACTTATTCGAATCCTGGCGGGAAAGTGTGGTCATTAGAACGCAGAAAGCAGCTTCTAAAGCTCGCAAAAAAATACCACACTATCATTTTTGAAGATGATCCATATGGTGACATTCAATTTGATCAAAGTGAAAATATTCCGCCTCTAGCGTCAATGGATGACAATAAGTACGTTGTCTACACGAGTACTTTTTCAAAAACTGTTGTACCTGCGCTGCGTACGGGATGGATTGCCGGTCCTTATCAAATTATTCGAATGATGGCCCAAGCCAAACAAGCTACAGATCTGCATACCAATTCATTATCCCAGCATGCCTTGATTCACTTAATGCGTGAATTTGACCTTGATGGGCATATCCGTACCCTGAGACAAGCATATAAAGAAAGAATGCTGGTGATGAAAGGTATTTTCGATAAAGGTGAAGATCTTCCTATCCAGTACACAGAGCCAAAAGGCGGTATGTTTTTCTGGGTATCGATGCCGGAATCTGTTAATACGACTGCTCTATTAAACGAAGCGGTGGAAAATGGCGTGGCATTCGTTCCTGGGGCACCGTTTTACGTCAATACCCCCGCTCAAAATACATTGCGTTTGAATTTCACCAATGCGGAACCCGAAGAGATTGAAACAGGAATGAAACGTTTAGTGGAAGTGATGAATCAGTCTTCTGTAAGTATGTAG
- a CDS encoding exonuclease domain-containing protein, which yields MAAAMREFERLNEEIETYRLKALSVEDINRGIELCKRGMDQLSEVFYQIENIPRSIPCRDALIQFYAMMDQFKKARTVVENAFAAGAYHPTTKAAVLKRIDEMEKARNRLVLCISENPGIEENQVEKRLKCDKKALKWYLANSTLIKKNTYKNTYALWLSEEITLEIDRGIKAAIVDVETTGLSKVKDEIVEIGVMFCRFDTISGEIMEIIEEINELNEPSFPIPAAVTRIHGITDKKVDGKRINKKKLDQIFAEADIIIAHNASFDSGFIQRYFPASKVVPWHCSVNDIHWKSYGFSTRKLLDLCRHHRITQHQTHRALDDVKLTVELLQQRNPAGEYYLKELLHKSKQPSY from the coding sequence GTGGCTGCAGCCATGAGAGAATTTGAAAGATTAAATGAGGAAATTGAAACATATCGTCTTAAAGCATTATCGGTCGAAGATATAAATAGAGGAATCGAACTTTGCAAACGAGGAATGGATCAGCTTTCAGAAGTTTTTTATCAAATCGAAAATATTCCCCGGTCTATTCCATGCCGGGATGCACTTATTCAATTCTATGCCATGATGGATCAGTTTAAAAAAGCACGCACTGTCGTAGAAAATGCTTTTGCAGCTGGTGCATATCATCCAACAACGAAAGCTGCTGTATTAAAACGAATTGATGAAATGGAAAAAGCCCGCAATAGACTGGTTTTGTGTATTAGTGAAAACCCTGGAATCGAAGAAAACCAGGTTGAAAAAAGATTGAAATGTGACAAAAAAGCATTGAAATGGTACCTCGCCAACAGTACATTGATCAAAAAAAATACATACAAGAATACATATGCACTATGGCTTTCAGAGGAAATTACCTTAGAAATAGATCGCGGCATAAAAGCGGCAATTGTAGACGTAGAAACTACAGGATTATCCAAAGTGAAAGATGAAATCGTAGAAATTGGCGTTATGTTCTGCAGGTTCGACACCATTTCCGGGGAAATAATGGAGATTATTGAAGAGATTAATGAATTAAACGAACCAAGCTTTCCCATCCCAGCAGCCGTCACTCGCATTCACGGTATCACGGATAAAAAAGTTGATGGTAAAAGGATAAATAAGAAGAAATTGGATCAAATATTTGCTGAAGCTGATATCATCATTGCACACAATGCTAGTTTTGACAGCGGCTTTATTCAGCGTTACTTTCCGGCATCAAAAGTCGTTCCTTGGCATTGTTCTGTTAACGATATTCACTGGAAAAGCTATGGGTTTTCCACGAGAAAACTGCTTGATTTATGCCGTCACCACCGTATTACTCAGCACCAAACGCACCGGGCACTTGATGACGTCAAACTGACTGTGGAGTTGTTGCAGCAGCGTAACCCTGCAGGAGAATACTATTTGAAAGAATTGCTCCATAAAAGCAAACAACCCTCCTATTAA
- a CDS encoding LLM class flavin-dependent oxidoreductase, producing MSEHKQLSDIKLSVLDLSPILKEGTVSDSYKNTLELAQHAEKWGYHRYWMAEHHNIPFIGSSATSVLIGHVAGGTSKIRVGSGGIMLPNHSPLIIAEQFGTLETLYPGRIDLGLGRAPGTDQLTAHALRRHTGSDGHDFPQLLDELRSYFSNANGKRVRAIPGQGLNVPIWLLGSSGFSAQLAGQLGLPFAFASHFSPDNTLPALDLYRRSFQPSDVLEEPYAMVGLNVVAAETDDEAEYLGTTIQQQFLNLVRNTELPLQPPVENIDNFVTEHEKILLQQQLGSSIFGGTATVKKKMQEFLDETQADEIMVNAQIYDHEKRLRSFETVSEIAIN from the coding sequence ATGTCTGAACATAAGCAACTAAGTGATATAAAGCTATCTGTCCTTGACCTATCTCCTATCCTAAAAGAAGGAACTGTCTCAGACTCTTATAAAAATACACTTGAGCTTGCACAGCATGCAGAAAAGTGGGGATACCATCGCTATTGGATGGCTGAACATCATAATATCCCTTTTATTGGGAGTTCTGCGACATCAGTTCTTATCGGACACGTGGCAGGGGGAACCTCAAAAATTCGGGTGGGTTCAGGAGGAATAATGCTCCCAAATCATTCCCCTCTTATCATCGCAGAGCAATTTGGAACTTTAGAAACACTCTATCCAGGACGTATTGACCTTGGCCTTGGACGCGCCCCAGGTACCGATCAATTAACAGCCCATGCTTTAAGACGTCACACTGGCAGCGACGGTCATGATTTTCCACAGCTTTTAGATGAGCTGCGCAGCTATTTTTCTAATGCAAACGGAAAACGTGTACGAGCTATCCCCGGACAGGGATTAAACGTTCCGATCTGGCTTCTTGGTTCAAGCGGTTTTAGCGCACAGCTCGCTGGTCAACTTGGACTGCCTTTTGCTTTTGCCAGTCATTTTTCACCTGACAATACCCTGCCTGCACTTGACTTGTACCGCCGCTCCTTCCAGCCGTCCGATGTGCTTGAAGAGCCATATGCAATGGTCGGGTTAAATGTTGTTGCAGCTGAAACGGATGATGAAGCAGAGTATCTTGGAACTACTATTCAGCAGCAATTTTTAAACCTTGTCCGCAACACAGAATTACCGCTGCAGCCGCCCGTTGAAAATATCGATAACTTTGTTACAGAACATGAAAAAATACTTTTGCAGCAGCAGCTTGGTTCTTCTATATTTGGCGGCACAGCAACTGTTAAGAAGAAAATGCAGGAATTTCTAGATGAGACACAAGCAGATGAAATCATGGTCAATGCTCAAATTTACGACCATGAAAAACGTCTTCGCTCCTTCGAAACTGTCTCTGAAATTGCGATAAATTAA
- a CDS encoding catalase, producing the protein MREPYNESKNRKQEQLEKYKTNDKDKKLTTNQGLKVSKDEFSLKAGERGPTLMEDFHFREKMTHFDHERIPERIVHARGYSAHGEFQVYESMKEYTKADFLNDPSKKTPVFVRYSTVAGSKGSSETVRDVRGFATKFYTDEGNFDLVGNNIPVFFIQDAMKFPDLVHALKPEPHDGMPQAATAHDTFWDFIANNQESAHMVMWAMSDRAIPRSFRMMEGFGVHTFRLVNDKGQAHFVKFHWKPALGTHSLVWDEAQKLSGKDADFHRHDLAEAIDNGDYPEFELGVQVIKEDDEFMFDFDILDPTKIWPEEDVPVKIIGKLTLNRNVDNVFAENEQVAFHPGHVVPGIDFTNDPLLQVRLFSYTDTQLIRLGGPNFHELPINRPVCPFHNNQRDGYMRQTINTGQVSYHKNSLAGNTPEPAAESEGGYTHYQEKIEGRKVRARSESFKDHFSQAAMFWNSMSEPEKQHIIEAFSFELGKVKSKSVQQQVVDMFANVSLDLTRGFAEAIGAAPPQQGGSDVTKSSPALSQENTKKKPDTRKVGVIIGDHFNGEEVNGVLARLKAEGINPEIVSDTLNARKADNGSELEVDHTFLTGESVLFDAIYVVSGGKDESSAFTPDALYFVKEAFAHYKPIGATHSGKELLVEAGITNTPGVVTGEDLTTFTKDFTAAIAAHRHWDRQVV; encoded by the coding sequence GTGAGAGAGCCGTATAATGAGTCGAAAAATAGGAAACAAGAGCAGTTGGAAAAATATAAAACAAATGATAAAGATAAAAAATTGACGACTAATCAAGGTTTAAAAGTGTCAAAAGATGAATTTTCGCTGAAAGCAGGCGAACGCGGACCGACACTAATGGAAGATTTTCATTTTCGCGAAAAAATGACTCATTTTGACCATGAACGAATACCAGAGAGAATTGTGCACGCACGGGGATATTCTGCTCATGGGGAATTTCAAGTGTATGAGTCAATGAAAGAGTACACGAAGGCCGATTTTTTAAACGATCCATCGAAAAAAACTCCTGTGTTTGTACGTTATTCTACCGTCGCAGGCTCTAAAGGTTCTTCGGAAACCGTTCGTGATGTTCGAGGATTTGCTACAAAATTTTATACGGATGAAGGAAACTTTGATTTAGTCGGAAACAACATACCTGTATTTTTTATACAAGATGCCATGAAGTTTCCGGATTTAGTGCATGCATTAAAACCGGAACCACACGATGGCATGCCACAAGCTGCTACTGCTCATGATACCTTTTGGGATTTTATAGCGAATAACCAAGAATCTGCTCATATGGTAATGTGGGCGATGTCTGATCGGGCAATTCCGCGAAGCTTTCGTATGATGGAGGGATTTGGCGTTCATACTTTCCGTCTTGTCAACGATAAGGGACAAGCTCATTTCGTTAAATTTCATTGGAAGCCTGCTCTTGGAACCCATTCTCTAGTATGGGATGAAGCTCAAAAATTATCAGGAAAAGATGCAGACTTTCACCGGCACGATTTAGCGGAAGCCATCGATAATGGGGATTATCCTGAATTTGAATTAGGCGTCCAAGTCATAAAAGAAGATGATGAATTTATGTTCGATTTTGATATCCTTGACCCTACAAAAATATGGCCGGAAGAAGATGTACCTGTAAAAATAATAGGAAAACTGACATTGAATAGAAATGTGGATAACGTTTTTGCAGAAAATGAACAAGTAGCCTTTCATCCTGGTCATGTTGTACCAGGTATTGATTTTACCAATGATCCGCTGCTTCAAGTCCGTTTATTTTCCTATACCGATACCCAATTGATCCGTCTTGGCGGTCCGAACTTTCACGAATTACCGATCAACCGTCCGGTTTGTCCGTTCCATAACAATCAGCGAGATGGGTATATGCGTCAAACAATAAACACCGGTCAAGTAAGCTATCATAAAAACTCTCTAGCTGGCAACACCCCAGAACCTGCTGCTGAGTCAGAAGGCGGTTATACTCATTACCAGGAAAAAATAGAAGGACGCAAAGTCAGGGCTAGAAGTGAAAGCTTTAAAGACCATTTCTCTCAAGCAGCGATGTTCTGGAACAGCATGAGTGAGCCCGAAAAGCAGCATATTATCGAAGCATTTAGTTTTGAACTTGGAAAAGTAAAAAGTAAATCTGTTCAGCAGCAAGTCGTTGATATGTTTGCGAACGTAAGCCTGGATTTAACCAGAGGATTTGCAGAAGCCATCGGAGCTGCTCCTCCTCAACAAGGAGGTTCGGATGTCACCAAATCGTCTCCTGCACTGAGCCAGGAAAATACAAAGAAAAAGCCAGATACACGTAAAGTTGGTGTGATTATCGGCGATCATTTTAATGGTGAAGAAGTTAATGGAGTTCTTGCAAGATTGAAAGCCGAAGGGATCAATCCGGAAATAGTAAGTGATACATTGAACGCCCGTAAAGCAGACAACGGCTCCGAGTTAGAAGTAGACCATACCTTCTTAACCGGTGAGTCTGTATTGTTTGATGCTATATATGTTGTCAGCGGCGGTAAAGACGAAAGCAGTGCATTTACGCCGGACGCCTTGTACTTTGTAAAAGAAGCTTTCGCTCATTATAAACCAATTGGGGCAACACACAGTGGAAAGGAATTGCTAGTAGAAGCAGGCATCACAAATACTCCGGGTGTAGTAACTGGAGAGGATTTGACAACCTTCACGAAAGATTTTACAGCCGCCATTGCAGCGCATCGTCACTGGGATCGTCAGGTGGTTTAG
- the tatC gene encoding twin-arginine translocase subunit TatC, whose product MNSEMNIVDHLSELRKRIIITLLAFIFSFVVSFVFVKDIYQYLVKDLDDKLALLGPGDILWVYMMIAGTSAIAVTFPIAALQVWKFVQPALTKVEQKATLAFIPALFLLFLVGISFGYFVLFPLVISFLEGLAGSDFETYFTVEKYFTFMLHLTLPFGFLFEMPAVIMFLTRLGIIDPYKLTKARKFSYFGLIVLSVLITPPDFISDVLVIIPLLGLYEVSITVSKMVYRKKIHTEVS is encoded by the coding sequence ATGAATAGTGAAATGAATATTGTCGATCACCTTAGTGAACTTCGGAAAAGAATCATCATTACACTGCTCGCTTTTATTTTTTCTTTTGTTGTCTCGTTTGTATTCGTTAAAGATATATATCAATATCTCGTAAAAGATCTTGATGATAAACTTGCTCTTCTCGGCCCAGGAGATATTCTTTGGGTATACATGATGATTGCAGGAACTTCGGCTATTGCAGTGACCTTTCCAATTGCTGCACTGCAAGTGTGGAAATTTGTACAGCCTGCTTTAACAAAAGTCGAACAAAAAGCAACTCTCGCTTTTATCCCAGCTTTGTTTCTTTTGTTTCTTGTCGGCATTTCATTTGGCTATTTTGTGTTATTCCCATTAGTTATTTCCTTTTTAGAAGGGCTTGCAGGCAGTGATTTTGAAACGTATTTCACTGTCGAGAAATACTTTACATTTATGCTTCACCTCACACTACCGTTTGGATTTTTATTCGAAATGCCAGCCGTCATTATGTTTTTAACAAGACTCGGTATTATTGATCCATATAAACTGACGAAAGCAAGAAAATTTTCCTATTTTGGTCTCATCGTTCTCTCGGTCCTTATCACACCGCCTGATTTTATATCTGATGTGCTTGTTATTATTCCGCTGCTTGGATTGTATGAGGTAAGTATTACGGTAAGTAAAATGGTTTATCGGAAAAAAATACACACGGAAGTTTCTTAG
- a CDS encoding twin-arginine translocase TatA/TatE family subunit: MLQNIGIPGLILVLVIALIIFGPSKLPEIGRAFGSTLKEFKKATNDLVNGDEQEKEKKLDRNLQAVDKSEEKTGS, from the coding sequence ATGCTGCAAAATATCGGTATCCCAGGATTAATTCTTGTTCTTGTAATTGCGTTAATTATTTTCGGACCCTCCAAACTCCCAGAAATCGGACGAGCTTTCGGAAGTACATTAAAAGAATTTAAAAAAGCAACCAATGATCTTGTAAATGGCGACGAGCAAGAAAAAGAAAAGAAATTAGATAGAAATTTGCAAGCAGTAGATAAATCGGAGGAAAAGACAGGAAGCTGA
- a CDS encoding alkaline phosphatase PhoX, whose amino-acid sequence MDKNMNRRDFIKAGGMSTLAVTLGSTGLFTLGGKQTAFAKSSIASTAGYGPLVKDPGGILDLPKGFQYRIISEEGGKLSDGRPIPAMFDGMAAFPGKQNSTVLIRNHELSGNTSYPVEGKNPYNKNETGGTTALVVGPNRELEDEYITSAGTIRNCAGGATPWGTWLTCEETLNRGHGYVFEVDPDDPEGNISKTPIRDMGAFSHEATATDPETGIVYLTEDSSPSFFYRFIPNDRSQKVGALQKGGTLQAAALEESSSTSAGNFDSGQNFSIVWKDVDPEKPSDDAIAKDCIQFSRLEGAYFAGGVFWFDDTSAGDKNLGRVYRYIPATNTLELFYESTDSNDLEMPDNICITPWGDLWIAEDGGGVDRIVGLTPEGEAYTFAENRLNNSELAGPTFSTNGQTFFVNIQSPGITFAIWGPFARKNSGRQRQMGHAAPPAAYAPQVDDKLVEFAERKGMSTLEAAAFHRHGMPIL is encoded by the coding sequence GTGGACAAAAACATGAATCGCCGTGATTTTATTAAAGCAGGAGGGATGAGTACACTTGCTGTTACGTTGGGATCAACTGGCCTATTTACTTTGGGGGGCAAACAAACGGCATTTGCTAAATCCAGCATCGCTTCTACTGCTGGCTATGGACCGCTTGTGAAAGACCCCGGCGGCATTTTAGATCTTCCAAAAGGGTTTCAATATCGAATTATTTCTGAAGAAGGCGGAAAACTTTCTGATGGTCGTCCTATTCCAGCAATGTTTGATGGAATGGCAGCTTTTCCAGGAAAACAAAATTCAACCGTTCTCATCCGAAATCATGAACTAAGCGGGAACACCTCCTACCCTGTAGAAGGAAAAAATCCATACAACAAAAATGAAACTGGCGGTACCACAGCTCTTGTTGTCGGACCAAATCGTGAACTCGAAGATGAATATATCACTTCTGCCGGAACTATCCGTAACTGTGCAGGCGGTGCTACGCCATGGGGAACATGGCTTACCTGTGAAGAAACATTAAACCGCGGTCATGGATATGTATTTGAAGTAGATCCGGATGATCCAGAAGGAAATATTTCTAAAACACCAATTAGAGATATGGGTGCTTTTTCTCATGAAGCTACAGCAACGGACCCGGAAACAGGAATTGTTTACTTAACCGAAGATTCGAGCCCAAGTTTCTTTTATCGTTTTATTCCAAATGACCGAAGCCAGAAAGTTGGTGCACTTCAAAAAGGCGGTACTCTTCAGGCAGCTGCGCTTGAAGAAAGTTCCTCTACTTCTGCTGGAAACTTTGACAGCGGCCAGAACTTTTCAATTGTTTGGAAAGATGTTGACCCGGAAAAACCTAGCGATGACGCGATCGCAAAAGACTGTATTCAGTTCAGCCGTTTAGAAGGTGCTTATTTTGCTGGCGGCGTGTTCTGGTTTGATGACACTTCTGCAGGTGATAAAAACCTTGGACGAGTATACCGCTATATTCCTGCTACCAACACACTCGAACTTTTTTATGAATCCACTGATTCAAACGATTTAGAAATGCCGGATAACATCTGTATTACGCCATGGGGAGACCTGTGGATTGCTGAAGATGGAGGCGGAGTCGATCGAATCGTTGGTTTGACACCAGAAGGTGAGGCATATACTTTCGCAGAAAATCGCTTAAACAATTCTGAACTTGCTGGGCCAACTTTCTCGACTAACGGTCAAACTTTCTTTGTGAACATTCAAAGCCCTGGGATTACATTTGCAATTTGGGGACCGTTTGCACGTAAAAATTCCGGACGCCAGCGTCAAATGGGACATGCTGCTCCTCCTGCTGCTTATGCACCACAAGTAGATGATAAACTGGTTGAATTTGCGGAACGCAAAGGAATGTCCACACTCGAAGCAGCAGCGTTCCACCGTCACGGCATGCCTATTTTATAA
- a CDS encoding general stress protein, which translates to MHKKIVGGVFKDQVDAVNAIDALKAEGYKTEDISVFSKNQNDLDALENKTGTTSVDDSTKTGKSKSVGKGAGLGAGSGSVLGAVVGLSLLAIPGIGPIAGAGPIASALAGAGVGAGGGGLVGAFVGAGIPEEHAKDYEDYLKNNHILVLVEADEEKQNTVYNTFSSHQTQNTHMYPHAYSGGTKSKF; encoded by the coding sequence ATGCACAAAAAAATTGTCGGCGGTGTTTTTAAAGATCAAGTAGATGCTGTTAACGCCATCGATGCTTTAAAAGCGGAAGGTTATAAGACAGAAGACATATCGGTTTTCTCTAAAAATCAAAATGACCTTGACGCGCTAGAAAACAAAACAGGTACCACGTCAGTAGATGACAGCACCAAAACCGGAAAAAGCAAAAGTGTTGGTAAAGGTGCCGGATTAGGTGCAGGAAGCGGCAGCGTACTAGGCGCAGTTGTTGGTTTAAGCTTATTAGCTATACCTGGGATTGGACCTATAGCAGGGGCTGGACCAATTGCTTCTGCATTAGCCGGAGCCGGCGTTGGCGCTGGGGGCGGCGGTCTTGTCGGAGCATTTGTTGGTGCCGGCATTCCAGAAGAACACGCGAAAGACTATGAGGATTATTTAAAAAACAACCACATTCTCGTTTTGGTCGAAGCCGATGAAGAAAAACAAAATACGGTATATAATACGTTTTCCTCCCATCAGACTCAAAATACCCATATGTATCCCCATGCATACAGCGGCGGCACGAAAAGCAAATTTTAA
- a CDS encoding DUF2512 family protein — protein MEHAKALAFKGIMTLVGLFLILTIGFGVAFWKVLLLTVVIGAVSYPGDLFIMPKIKNMPAVIADFVLAFLIIWFVGMAVFEPGTPAALAAFISAAVLAYGEYYFHFFLATHVLPANNKLRMDTQ, from the coding sequence TTGGAACACGCGAAAGCATTAGCATTTAAAGGAATAATGACACTCGTTGGCCTTTTTCTTATTCTTACCATCGGTTTCGGGGTTGCATTTTGGAAAGTTCTTCTTTTAACAGTCGTTATTGGTGCCGTTTCTTATCCAGGAGATCTGTTTATTATGCCAAAAATTAAAAACATGCCTGCCGTTATAGCTGATTTTGTACTTGCATTTCTTATTATTTGGTTTGTCGGCATGGCTGTCTTTGAGCCAGGCACACCAGCAGCATTAGCAGCTTTTATTTCTGCAGCAGTTTTAGCGTATGGAGAATATTATTTTCATTTTTTTCTGGCAACGCATGTCCTTCCTGCGAACAATAAACTTCGTATGGATACTCAATAA